Proteins from one Pyrobaculum neutrophilum V24Sta genomic window:
- a CDS encoding DUF5618 family protein, translating to MLEEARRALKAAYEELERFGKTGDPMLVRDAAEKGWLAVVEAVEELLGAYGVEAKTYREKRDALYRLGFAELVDRFAAREKLLHIDCFYDGMCDEQYVREYLKDVEDILDEVRRRLQRLKGRGGG from the coding sequence ATGTTGGAGGAGGCACGGAGGGCCCTCAAGGCGGCGTATGAGGAGCTCGAGCGGTTTGGGAAGACGGGCGACCCCATGCTTGTGAGAGACGCGGCTGAGAAGGGCTGGCTCGCCGTGGTGGAGGCCGTCGAGGAGCTGCTGGGGGCGTACGGCGTGGAGGCAAAGACGTACAGAGAGAAGAGGGACGCGCTGTATAGGCTGGGCTTCGCCGAGCTTGTGGATAGGTTTGCGGCTAGGGAGAAGCTTCTCCACATCGACTGCTTCTACGACGGCATGTGCGACGAGCAGTACGTCAGAGAGTATCTCAAAGACGTCGAGGATATCCTGGACGAGGTTCGGCGCCGGTTGCAGCGCTTGAAGGGTCGGGGGGGGGGGTAA